The Methanolinea sp. genome segment TATCTTCCTGACGAGCGCGCGGGGGAGCTTCGTCGCCGTCTTTTTCTTTCCCCTCCAGTACTCCCGGGGGATCACCCAGACGTCCTCCGGGTAATGATCCTGCTTGTTGAACGTGTAGTCGGACGGGTCCTTGACGGCAAAGAGGATGTGGTAGTGGCTCGTCACGTACTTCCGGCGGGTGAAGACCCCGAACTGGAACTTCCATATCAGGTGGTTGAGGACGTGGAAGCCCGCCCTGTCGAGGCCGCAGAGCACCTCCTTGAGCCTGTTCCACCCTGAAAAGACGTAGAGGCTCCCCGTCGGGGAGAGGACGCGGAATGCCTGTTCCATCCACCTGTCCGTGAATTCCTGGTAGCCGTCGGCGGGAATCTCCCGGTAGCCCGGGAGGACGTGGGACCCTGTCCTGTTGTAATTTTTCCGCTGTTCCCGGAAATCGATCGCGAATGGCGGGTCGGTCACGACGAGGTCGACAGTCCCCGAGGGCAGGGCGGGGAGGAGGGCGAGTGCATCCCCAAGGTAGATGGTGTCGGGGGAGAAGGGGCCGAGGTTCGCCTCTCTCACGTTCCCCGGGCCTCCCCCCTGCACCGCTCCCCTGCCGCGCGGCCGAGTTCGAATGCCTTCATGTTGATCGCGACGGTCTTTGGCGGGACGAGCCTCTTCACCGCGCCCGCGAGGGACTCTGGCTTGAGGGGCATGAACCACGACGCCGCGCCTATCATCACCACGTTCTGCGAGAGGGGGCTCCCCGCTTCTGCCGCGAGCCTGTCGGCCTCGACGAGGCAGAGGGGCCACGCGGAGAGTCTCCGGACGATGGCCTCCCTGTCCGGCACGGCTGCCCCCTGCATGGAGGCGGAGGTCGGGACGACGAGGCTGCTGCTGGAGACGATCCTCCCGTCCGGCGCGAGGAAATGGGAGTACCGGAGCGCCTCCAG includes the following:
- a CDS encoding site-specific DNA-methyltransferase — protein: MREANLGPFSPDTIYLGDALALLPALPSGTVDLVVTDPPFAIDFREQRKNYNRTGSHVLPGYREIPADGYQEFTDRWMEQAFRVLSPTGSLYVFSGWNRLKEVLCGLDRAGFHVLNHLIWKFQFGVFTRRKYVTSHYHILFAVKDPSDYTFNKQDHYPEDVWVIPREYWRGKKKTATKLPRALVRKILAYSSNPGDLVLDPFIGSGTVAVVAREMGRHFLGFEISEEYYAFALERLVEAGDPGRNPPEDASQDRGDAEGEN
- a CDS encoding indolepyruvate oxidoreductase subunit beta, coding for MSGSFDILLVGIGGQGIILASNILGEACLAEGRSVRGAETHGMAQRGGSVEGHIRIDGRFGPLVPPGAARLMIAFDLLEALRYSHFLAPDGRIVSSSSLVVPTSASMQGAAVPDREAIVRRLSAWPLCLVEADRLAAEAGSPLSQNVVMIGAASWFMPLKPESLAGAVKRLVPPKTVAINMKAFELGRAAGERCRGEARGT